The proteins below are encoded in one region of bacterium:
- a CDS encoding PHP domain-containing protein, producing MLHANFVHLHVHSEYSLLDGAIKIKELVQKAHEYKMPAVAV from the coding sequence ATGTTACATGCTAATTTTGTCCATTTACATGTTCATTCTGAATACAGCCTGTTAGATGGAGCGATAAAAATAAAGGAGCTGGTTCAAAAGGCACACGAATATAAAATGCCAGCAGTGGCTGTT